The proteins below come from a single Bactrocera dorsalis isolate Fly_Bdor chromosome 5, ASM2337382v1, whole genome shotgun sequence genomic window:
- the LOC125778854 gene encoding kappaPI-actitoxin-Avd3b-like, with translation MRFIYITTVVLLLLTTLVAAQDSSCPGKPPTQLCLKPMNVGTRGRSCRPRQMWYFNERAQKCERLKYLGCGGNENRFCTLSGCQNSCI, from the exons AtgcgatttatttatataaccaCAGTCGTTTTATTGCTGTTGACCACATTGGTGGCCGCACAAGACTCGTCTTGCCCTGGAAAACCAC CAACTCAACTATGTCTGAAACCGATGAATGTGGGCACCCGAGGTCGTAGCTGTCGACCCCGACAAATGTGGTACTTCAATGAGCGGGCGCAAAAATGCGAGCGACTTAAATATCTCGGCTGCGGTGGTAATGAGAATCGTTTCTGCACTTTGTCGGGCTGTCAGAATTCCTGTATTTAG